Proteins encoded within one genomic window of Halorussus salilacus:
- a CDS encoding formate--tetrahydrofolate ligase: MSPAGESGASIPDDREIAASVDLRPIEEVVEPYGLSGDDLEPYGEHKAKLTTDAVERLRGSRSDDADLVVVTGMTPTPMGEGKTVVSVGLGQAFDRTGRTAMVAIREPSLGPVFGIKGGAAGGGYSQVLPMEDINLHFTGDIHALTAAHNLIAAMLDNHLASGNDLDVDVNAVEWTRAIDMNDRALRETVVGLGGAGGVPREDGFVLTAASELMAVLSLADDLADLRERVGRIVVASDVDGDPVTVDDLEATGAVAVLLRDALRPNVVQTIEGTPALVHGGPFANIAHGTNSLIADEVALGAADWVVTEAGFGSDLGAEKFMNVVCRFADFEPSATVLVASVRALKYHGKEMWPADMDALEAPDVSAVRAGFENLDRHVRNLRQFGVPVVVAVNRFPQDTDEEVRAVLDHCDDIGVRAAETTVHAEGGAGGVDLVENVAEAVETDERDFRFLYDVTDPLAEKVETIATEIYGADGVNFTDGAREDIERLEELGMDEMPVVMSKTFHSLSDDPSLKGAPEGWTLDVRELYPSAGAGFVVALTGDVLTLPGLPERPAAADMDVDADGNVSGLF, encoded by the coding sequence ATGAGCCCAGCAGGCGAGTCCGGGGCGTCGATACCCGACGACCGGGAGATAGCGGCGTCGGTCGACCTCCGACCCATCGAGGAGGTCGTCGAACCGTACGGCCTCTCGGGGGACGACCTCGAACCGTACGGCGAACACAAGGCAAAGCTCACGACGGACGCGGTCGAGCGACTCCGCGGGTCGCGCTCGGACGACGCCGACCTCGTGGTGGTCACCGGGATGACGCCGACGCCGATGGGCGAGGGCAAGACGGTCGTCTCGGTCGGACTCGGGCAGGCGTTCGACCGAACCGGCCGGACGGCGATGGTCGCCATCCGCGAACCGTCGCTCGGCCCCGTCTTCGGCATCAAGGGCGGCGCGGCGGGCGGGGGCTACTCGCAGGTCCTGCCGATGGAGGACATCAACCTCCACTTCACCGGCGACATCCACGCGCTGACGGCGGCCCACAATCTGATCGCCGCGATGCTCGACAACCACCTCGCGAGCGGCAACGACCTCGACGTGGACGTCAACGCCGTCGAGTGGACGCGCGCCATCGACATGAACGACCGCGCGCTCCGGGAGACCGTGGTCGGTCTGGGCGGCGCGGGCGGCGTTCCGCGGGAGGACGGGTTCGTGCTGACCGCGGCCTCGGAACTGATGGCGGTCCTCTCGCTCGCCGACGACCTCGCCGACCTCCGAGAGCGGGTCGGCCGAATCGTCGTGGCCTCCGACGTGGACGGCGACCCCGTCACCGTCGACGACCTCGAAGCGACCGGCGCGGTGGCCGTCCTGCTCCGGGACGCCCTGCGGCCCAACGTCGTCCAGACCATCGAGGGGACGCCCGCGCTCGTCCACGGCGGCCCGTTCGCCAACATCGCCCACGGCACCAACTCGCTCATCGCCGACGAGGTGGCGCTCGGCGCGGCCGACTGGGTCGTCACCGAGGCGGGGTTCGGGTCGGACCTCGGCGCGGAGAAGTTCATGAACGTGGTGTGTCGGTTCGCCGACTTCGAGCCCTCCGCGACGGTCCTCGTCGCCTCGGTCCGGGCGCTCAAGTACCACGGCAAGGAGATGTGGCCCGCCGACATGGACGCGCTCGAAGCGCCCGACGTGTCGGCCGTGCGGGCCGGGTTCGAGAACCTCGACAGGCACGTCCGGAACCTCCGGCAGTTCGGCGTCCCGGTCGTGGTCGCGGTCAACCGCTTCCCCCAGGACACCGACGAGGAGGTCCGGGCCGTCCTCGACCACTGCGACGACATCGGCGTCCGGGCGGCCGAGACGACGGTCCACGCCGAGGGCGGCGCGGGCGGCGTCGACCTCGTCGAGAACGTCGCGGAGGCCGTCGAGACCGACGAGCGCGACTTCCGGTTCCTCTACGACGTGACCGACCCCCTCGCCGAGAAGGTCGAGACCATCGCCACCGAAATCTACGGTGCCGACGGCGTGAACTTCACCGACGGCGCGCGCGAGGACATCGAGCGACTGGAGGAACTGGGCATGGACGAGATGCCGGTCGTCATGTCCAAGACGTTCCACTCGCTCAGCGACGACCCGAGCCTGAAGGGCGCTCCGGAGGGCTGGACGCTCGACGTGCGCGAACTCTACCCCTCGGCGGGTGCCGGGTTCGTCGTCGCGCTGACCGGCGACGTGCTGACCCTGCCCGGCCTGCCCGAGCGCCCCGCCGCGGCCGACATGGACGTCGACGCCGACGGGAACGTCTCGGGGCTGTTCTGA
- a CDS encoding aldehyde dehydrogenase family protein, which produces MSESSFTISDDWNALYIDGEWVEPGDRDELGVENPATRERVTTVPAGTEDDVDRAYDAAVAAQSAWADRPADERAEVIERAGELLDDHRDDILEALAVESGSANTKAFAEWQTARGMVDHAVGFADDLTTETSDSMIPGKTNEVQRIPKGVVTVISPWNFPFNLSMRAVAPALAAGNAVVLKPASPTPVTGGLLLARIFEEAGLPDGVLNVVTGRGSDIGDAIAGHPDADVMAFTGSTEVGKRVASKAAENLALPAMELGGNNPFVVTEDADLDAAVDSAVFGSFLHQGQICISINRHLVHESLYDEYVERLAERAEALPVGDPRDRENVVGPVIDESQRDQMLAYVEETVEAGATLETGGGHEDLYVEPTVLSDATNDMAAACNEHFGPIAPVIPFSDEEEAVELANDTEYGLAAAVHSGDLDRARDIADRIEAGMVHVNDQPINEEPHVPFGGLKDSGIGRYDGREIFEEVTTTKWVSVQEETREYPF; this is translated from the coding sequence ATGTCCGAATCCTCGTTCACCATCAGCGACGACTGGAACGCGCTCTACATCGACGGCGAGTGGGTCGAACCCGGCGACCGCGACGAACTCGGGGTCGAGAACCCCGCGACCCGCGAGCGGGTGACGACCGTCCCGGCCGGAACCGAGGACGACGTGGACCGCGCCTACGACGCCGCGGTCGCGGCCCAGTCGGCGTGGGCCGACCGCCCGGCCGACGAGCGCGCAGAGGTCATCGAGCGCGCGGGCGAACTGCTCGACGACCACCGCGACGACATCCTCGAAGCGCTCGCGGTCGAGTCCGGAAGCGCGAACACGAAGGCGTTCGCCGAGTGGCAGACCGCCCGCGGAATGGTCGACCACGCCGTCGGGTTCGCCGACGACCTGACCACCGAGACCAGCGACTCGATGATTCCGGGCAAGACCAACGAGGTCCAGCGGATTCCGAAGGGCGTCGTGACCGTCATCTCGCCGTGGAACTTCCCGTTCAATCTCTCGATGCGGGCGGTCGCGCCCGCGCTCGCGGCTGGCAACGCGGTCGTCCTCAAGCCCGCGTCGCCGACGCCCGTGACCGGCGGCCTCCTGCTCGCGCGAATCTTCGAGGAGGCTGGCCTGCCCGACGGCGTGCTCAACGTCGTCACCGGCAGGGGGTCGGACATCGGCGACGCCATCGCGGGCCACCCCGACGCCGACGTGATGGCGTTCACCGGGTCGACCGAGGTCGGAAAGCGCGTCGCGTCGAAGGCGGCCGAGAACCTCGCGCTCCCGGCGATGGAACTCGGCGGCAACAACCCCTTCGTCGTGACCGAGGACGCAGACCTCGACGCCGCCGTCGATTCAGCGGTGTTCGGGTCGTTCCTCCATCAGGGCCAGATCTGCATCTCCATCAACCGCCACCTCGTCCACGAGTCGCTGTACGACGAGTACGTCGAGCGCCTCGCCGAGCGCGCCGAGGCGTTGCCCGTCGGCGACCCCCGCGACCGCGAGAACGTGGTCGGGCCCGTCATCGACGAGTCCCAGCGCGACCAGATGCTGGCGTACGTCGAGGAGACGGTCGAGGCCGGGGCGACCCTCGAAACCGGCGGCGGCCACGAGGACCTCTACGTCGAGCCGACCGTCCTCTCGGACGCGACCAACGACATGGCCGCCGCGTGCAACGAGCACTTCGGCCCCATCGCGCCCGTCATCCCGTTCTCGGACGAGGAGGAGGCGGTCGAACTCGCCAACGACACCGAGTACGGACTCGCGGCGGCGGTCCACTCGGGCGACCTCGACCGCGCGCGGGACATCGCCGACCGCATCGAGGCCGGGATGGTCCACGTCAACGACCAGCCCATCAACGAGGAACCCCACGTCCCGTTCGGCGGCCTGAAGGATTCGGGAATCGGCCGGTACGACGGCCGCGAAATCTTCGAGGAAGTGACGACCACCAAGTGGGTGTCGGTCCAAGAGGAGACGCGCGAGTACCCGTTCTGA
- a CDS encoding ABC transporter permease, with protein sequence MSRPAFDRLLAVVGRELTTVARTRAFLALTAGFAAVVGALAWTASAGGYVPLVLDLLAPVEVLVPALALAFGYRAVLGDDRRGELDVVRTYPVSRATFVLGTYLGRASALLVAVLVPLLAVAAVVPLSGGTESSFLATHAGMDSPIRYVRFVVLTAAFALVVAAVAIAISATAGTARAGLALATAFGLALVLGFDAGLVAGLAGGVVPDAALPSLLALSPNSAFRGLVLETVVGGVETGVPAASPVASVVGLGAWLVAALAVAVFAVWPETER encoded by the coding sequence GTGAGTCGCCCGGCGTTCGACCGACTCCTCGCGGTCGTCGGCCGCGAACTCACCACCGTCGCCCGGACGCGGGCGTTCCTCGCGCTGACCGCGGGGTTCGCGGCGGTCGTCGGAGCGCTCGCGTGGACCGCGAGCGCGGGCGGGTACGTCCCGCTCGTGCTCGACCTGCTCGCGCCCGTCGAGGTGCTGGTCCCGGCGCTCGCGCTGGCGTTCGGCTACCGCGCCGTCCTCGGCGACGACCGACGGGGCGAACTCGACGTCGTCCGGACCTATCCGGTCTCGCGGGCGACGTTCGTCCTCGGCACCTACCTCGGTCGCGCGTCGGCGTTGCTGGTCGCGGTCCTCGTCCCGCTGCTCGCGGTGGCGGCGGTCGTTCCGCTCTCGGGCGGCACCGAGAGCAGTTTTCTCGCGACCCACGCGGGCATGGACTCGCCGATACGCTACGTCCGGTTCGTCGTCCTCACCGCGGCGTTCGCGCTGGTCGTCGCGGCGGTGGCCATCGCCATCTCGGCGACGGCCGGGACCGCCCGCGCGGGGCTCGCGCTCGCCACGGCGTTCGGCCTGGCGCTCGTCCTCGGCTTCGACGCCGGACTCGTCGCCGGGCTCGCGGGCGGCGTCGTCCCCGACGCCGCCCTCCCGTCGTTGCTCGCGCTGAGCCCCAACAGCGCGTTCCGCGGTCTCGTACTGGAGACCGTCGTCGGCGGGGTCGAGACGGGGGTTCCGGCCGCCTCGCCCGTCGCCAGCGTCGTCGGCCTCGGCGCGTGGCTGGTCGCCGCGCTCGCGGTCGCCGTGTTCGCGGTGTGGCCCGAGACCGAGCGGTGA
- a CDS encoding ABC transporter ATP-binding protein, with protein sequence MTDTSQHGRERPSAESSATRALEVEGLTHSFGAVDVLSDASFGVEEGTVAALVGPNGSGKTTLLRAILGLLDPDAGSVRLPPPAPSGRRIGYLPQSPSFRPAFTVAETLGFYADLLDGEADVDATLDRVGLSAVRDRRVDALSGGMTRLLGVGQAILGDPPLVVLDEPTGDLDPRMTEYIFEVAADLADDGTTVLLATHNLTGAAEADAVAVLDRGRIVGSGPPAELAASVDAASLREAFLALTAREDGEDGDPSIRVRTRGGEES encoded by the coding sequence ATGACCGACACCAGCCAGCACGGACGCGAACGACCGAGCGCCGAGTCGTCCGCGACTCGCGCGCTCGAAGTCGAGGGACTGACCCACTCGTTCGGGGCCGTCGACGTGTTGTCGGACGCGTCGTTCGGCGTCGAGGAGGGAACCGTCGCGGCGCTCGTGGGGCCGAACGGTTCGGGAAAGACGACGTTGCTCCGGGCGATACTCGGGCTACTCGACCCGGACGCCGGGAGCGTGAGGCTCCCGCCACCGGCCCCGAGCGGGCGTCGAATCGGCTACCTCCCCCAGTCGCCGTCGTTCAGGCCCGCGTTCACGGTCGCGGAGACCCTCGGGTTCTACGCCGACCTGCTCGACGGCGAGGCCGACGTGGACGCGACGCTCGACCGCGTGGGGCTGTCGGCGGTCCGGGACCGCCGGGTGGACGCGCTCTCGGGCGGGATGACCCGACTGCTCGGCGTCGGGCAGGCCATCCTCGGTGACCCGCCGCTGGTCGTCCTCGACGAGCCGACCGGCGACCTCGACCCGCGGATGACCGAGTACATCTTCGAGGTGGCCGCCGACCTCGCCGACGACGGGACGACCGTGCTGTTGGCCACGCACAACCTCACGGGCGCGGCCGAGGCCGACGCCGTCGCCGTCCTCGACCGCGGGCGCATCGTCGGGTCGGGGCCGCCCGCGGAGCTCGCGGCGTCGGTCGACGCGGCGTCGCTCCGGGAGGCGTTTCTGGCGCTCACGGCGCGGGAAGACGGCGAGGACGGCGACCCCTCCATCCGCGTCCGGACGCGAGGAGGTGAGGAGTCGTGA
- a CDS encoding NosD domain-containing protein: MNPRPVLAALFAFLLVSSAAFVVDAGERRPDPVPFDDTVTMGLTAAATVEADDRDVEIPRAEVFYTQYRYVVGYYGVTALVDELGRDGHDRQFGPPLATYVSDYARADLRLTDEGYLRVPDDPGSFVSWVPAEEAHFVVDSRARTPAGETVVPFSSRDAADDFAAEHGGEVVGWDGVRARSFDTSASTRESFRTEVDRQHDWADGRVADADRLADRPVSVVVGEDADTVEEAVAAAPPNTTVVVPPGTYDANLTVDKPLTLRGAGSATHLRGDANGSVVSATAPRVAITDLRISGVGDTLVDENVSTDRGDDWDYRVQLGYGYGDAGVELAGANGSLVRNVSVETPANGVVARWSQRAVVDNVSVEGSDEWQEGFMGVMVMRSRVVVQNSTFVDGRDGVYTHLADGLVVRDNEMLGRDGLRFGVHEMYTSDALVANNTVRGADTGVVVMTRPTGNLIVGNDARDNGVGVNVGGEASYVADNVVADNRYGLKAPSKVSLYERNVVARNEIGVRAASIIPTNRVVSNDFVDNDEDVSAYLGPLRVWTAEGRGNYWDDAPGVDADGDGTIDRSFHPSGPVDGRVGDVPGASTLAQSPAQAAIRTLQGLVPGLRPTGVVDEAPLAEPVRPDALAETNRTDEPANATPSERP, translated from the coding sequence ATGAACCCGAGACCCGTCCTCGCCGCCCTGTTCGCCTTCCTGCTGGTGAGTAGCGCCGCGTTCGTGGTGGACGCGGGCGAGCGCCGCCCCGACCCGGTTCCGTTCGACGACACCGTCACCATGGGGCTGACGGCGGCCGCGACGGTCGAAGCCGACGACCGCGACGTCGAGATACCCCGGGCGGAGGTGTTCTACACGCAGTACCGCTACGTCGTCGGCTACTACGGCGTCACCGCGCTGGTGGACGAACTCGGTCGCGACGGTCACGACCGCCAGTTCGGCCCGCCGCTCGCGACGTACGTCAGCGACTACGCCCGCGCCGACCTGCGACTCACCGACGAGGGGTACCTCCGCGTGCCCGACGACCCCGGTTCGTTCGTCTCGTGGGTGCCCGCCGAGGAGGCCCACTTCGTGGTCGACAGCCGCGCCCGGACGCCTGCGGGCGAGACCGTCGTGCCTTTCTCCTCGCGGGACGCCGCCGATGACTTCGCCGCCGAGCACGGCGGCGAAGTCGTCGGCTGGGACGGGGTCCGTGCGCGCTCGTTCGACACCAGCGCGTCGACCCGCGAGTCGTTCCGGACCGAGGTCGACCGGCAACACGACTGGGCCGACGGTCGGGTCGCCGACGCAGACCGCCTGGCCGACCGGCCGGTCTCTGTCGTGGTCGGCGAGGATGCAGACACGGTCGAGGAAGCCGTGGCGGCCGCGCCCCCGAACACGACGGTGGTGGTCCCGCCGGGGACCTACGACGCGAACCTCACGGTCGACAAGCCCCTGACGCTCCGCGGGGCCGGGTCGGCGACCCACCTCCGGGGCGACGCGAACGGGAGCGTCGTGTCGGCGACCGCGCCCCGGGTCGCGATAACCGACCTCCGAATCTCGGGGGTCGGCGACACGCTGGTGGACGAGAACGTCTCGACCGACCGCGGCGACGACTGGGACTACCGCGTCCAGCTCGGGTACGGCTACGGGGACGCCGGGGTCGAACTCGCGGGTGCCAACGGCTCGCTGGTGCGCAACGTCTCCGTCGAGACGCCCGCGAACGGCGTCGTCGCCCGGTGGAGCCAGCGCGCGGTCGTCGACAACGTGAGCGTCGAGGGCAGTGACGAGTGGCAGGAGGGCTTCATGGGCGTGATGGTGATGCGCTCGCGGGTCGTCGTCCAGAACTCGACGTTCGTCGACGGTCGGGACGGCGTCTACACCCACCTCGCCGACGGCCTCGTCGTCCGGGACAACGAGATGCTCGGGCGCGACGGCTTGCGGTTCGGCGTCCACGAGATGTACACCTCCGACGCGCTCGTGGCGAACAACACCGTCCGGGGAGCCGACACGGGCGTCGTGGTGATGACCCGGCCGACCGGGAACCTCATCGTCGGAAACGACGCCCGGGACAACGGCGTCGGCGTCAACGTCGGCGGCGAGGCGTCGTACGTCGCCGACAACGTGGTCGCCGACAACCGATACGGGCTCAAAGCGCCGTCGAAGGTCTCCCTCTACGAGCGGAACGTCGTCGCCCGCAACGAGATCGGGGTCCGCGCGGCGTCGATCATCCCGACCAACCGCGTCGTCTCGAACGACTTCGTCGACAACGACGAGGACGTCTCGGCGTACCTCGGGCCGCTCCGGGTCTGGACCGCCGAGGGCCGGGGCAACTACTGGGACGACGCGCCCGGCGTCGACGCCGACGGGGACGGGACGATAGACCGGTCGTTCCACCCGTCCGGACCGGTCGACGGCCGGGTGGGCGACGTCCCGGGCGCGAGCACGCTCGCCCAGTCGCCCGCACAGGCGGCGATCCGGACGCTTCAGGGGCTCGTCCCCGGGCTCCGACCGACCGGCGTGGTCGACGAGGCACCGCTCGCCGAGCCCGTCCGCCCGGACGCGCTCGCCGAAACGAACCGGACCGACGAACCCGCGAACGCCACACCCAGCGAGAGACCATGA
- a CDS encoding nitrous oxide reductase accessory protein NosL, translating into MCFEDPDEDVRRRRRHDRRAADPTEESLGPARTNRRAVLGAVGLATTASLAGCIGDLTGGSEETPEAVSLADGLDCDNCGMVIEQHPGPNGQLFFEDRSPEGHDNPARFDALKQCFFPYKLEREQEGWNAVVGYVTDYSSVEYDVSTQGGTTTISSHTDPESFAEAETLQYVVESEVEGAMGPDFVPFSESGDAESFAEEYGGEVVAYDDIGEGLLGN; encoded by the coding sequence ATGTGCTTCGAGGACCCCGACGAGGACGTTCGTCGTCGCCGCAGACACGACCGGCGAGCCGCCGACCCGACCGAGGAGTCGCTCGGACCGGCCCGCACGAACCGCCGCGCCGTACTCGGTGCGGTCGGACTGGCGACGACGGCGTCGCTGGCCGGTTGCATCGGCGACCTGACCGGCGGAAGCGAGGAGACGCCCGAGGCCGTCTCGCTCGCGGACGGACTCGACTGCGACAACTGCGGGATGGTCATCGAGCAACACCCCGGCCCGAACGGCCAGCTCTTCTTCGAAGACCGGTCGCCGGAGGGCCACGACAACCCCGCGCGCTTCGACGCGCTCAAGCAGTGTTTCTTCCCGTACAAGCTCGAACGCGAACAGGAGGGGTGGAACGCAGTCGTCGGCTACGTCACCGACTACTCGTCGGTCGAGTACGACGTCTCGACTCAGGGCGGAACGACCACCATCTCCTCGCACACCGACCCCGAGTCGTTCGCCGAGGCCGAGACCCTCCAGTACGTCGTCGAGAGCGAGGTCGAGGGCGCGATGGGCCCGGACTTCGTCCCGTTCTCCGAGTCCGGGGACGCCGAGTCGTTCGCCGAGGAGTACGGCGGCGAGGTGGTCGCCTACGACGACATCGGCGAGGGATTACTCGGCAACTGA
- a CDS encoding SOUL family heme-binding protein yields the protein MRTRTKALLATAGGLLAAWVGWGLYVDRATERVSYEVRGRFDGVEVRRYPRTVLAETTAADDREAFGRLFRYISGENEGGEEVAMTAPVATGGEPTTEPGGPVRTGSEALPMTAPVRTESDETGVTMAFYLPADYAPETAPVPTNPAVRLVVEPPRTLAVRRFSWYATDDRVERHRRALLDALAERGVEPRGRPVLFQYDDPWTPPFMRRNEVGVGVDPDALGVETDAESRSDRGSVAE from the coding sequence ATGCGCACCCGAACCAAGGCACTGCTCGCGACCGCTGGCGGCCTGCTGGCGGCGTGGGTCGGCTGGGGGCTCTACGTCGACCGCGCGACCGAACGCGTCTCCTACGAGGTCCGCGGGAGGTTCGACGGCGTCGAGGTCCGGCGCTACCCCCGGACCGTCCTCGCCGAGACGACCGCCGCCGACGACCGCGAGGCCTTCGGCCGCCTCTTCCGGTACATCTCCGGCGAGAACGAGGGCGGCGAGGAGGTGGCGATGACCGCGCCCGTGGCGACCGGCGGGGAGCCGACGACGGAGCCCGGCGGTCCGGTCCGGACCGGGAGCGAGGCGCTCCCCATGACCGCGCCGGTCCGCACGGAATCCGACGAGACCGGCGTCACGATGGCGTTCTACCTCCCGGCCGACTACGCCCCGGAGACCGCGCCGGTGCCGACGAACCCCGCGGTTCGACTCGTGGTCGAGCCACCTCGAACCCTCGCTGTCAGGCGGTTCTCGTGGTACGCCACCGACGACCGGGTCGAGCGACACCGGCGCGCTCTGCTCGATGCGCTCGCAGAGCGCGGGGTCGAACCCCGGGGACGGCCCGTGCTGTTCCAGTACGACGACCCGTGGACGCCGCCGTTCATGCGTCGCAACGAGGTCGGCGTCGGGGTGGACCCGGACGCGCTGGGCGTCGAAACGGACGCTGAGAGCCGGTCTGACCGAGGGTCAGTTGCCGAGTAA
- a CDS encoding 30S ribosomal protein S6e, whose product MADFQVVVADPDSGTTYQRDVDGQDANRFLGKAIGEEVDGGAVGLDGYTVEITGGSDFAGRPMRGDVAGPDLKEVLLDGGTGYKPSRDGERKRVTVRGGEVSDAVAQLNVKVAERGDADVEDLLGEGGDEDADEEADE is encoded by the coding sequence ATGGCAGACTTCCAGGTCGTCGTCGCGGACCCCGACTCCGGGACGACCTACCAGCGCGACGTGGACGGACAGGACGCGAACCGCTTCCTCGGCAAGGCCATCGGCGAGGAGGTCGACGGCGGCGCGGTCGGCCTCGACGGCTACACCGTCGAGATTACCGGCGGGTCGGACTTCGCCGGTCGCCCGATGCGCGGCGACGTGGCCGGGCCCGACCTGAAGGAGGTCCTGCTCGACGGCGGCACGGGCTACAAGCCCTCCCGCGACGGCGAGCGAAAGCGCGTCACGGTCCGCGGCGGCGAGGTCAGCGACGCGGTCGCACAGCTCAACGTCAAGGTCGCAGAGCGCGGCGACGCCGACGTCGAGGACCTGCTCGGCGAGGGCGGCGACGAGGACGCCGACGAGGAAGCCGACGAGTAA
- a CDS encoding DUF7112 family protein yields the protein MADRISSDHSSLTTVRATLVKSGGLDRPKIEIPDDEADRFPDDELVRVVADDTEYRARIETPLTDDGREIRGLYETPRLARNPGEGENRLGSWVADTGVEFGQSVLVDVVEEGFKYGLREPGERVFYEATESPDEGLADIAKQLDE from the coding sequence ATGGCAGACCGCATCTCCAGCGACCACTCCTCGCTCACGACAGTCCGTGCGACGCTCGTCAAGAGCGGCGGACTCGACCGCCCGAAGATCGAGATTCCCGACGACGAGGCAGACCGCTTTCCGGACGACGAACTCGTCCGCGTGGTCGCCGACGACACCGAGTACCGCGCCCGAATCGAGACGCCCCTGACCGACGACGGCCGCGAGATTCGAGGACTGTACGAGACCCCTCGGCTCGCGCGCAACCCCGGGGAGGGCGAGAACCGCCTCGGCTCGTGGGTCGCAGACACCGGCGTCGAGTTCGGCCAGTCGGTCCTCGTCGACGTGGTCGAGGAGGGGTTCAAGTACGGCCTGCGCGAACCCGGCGAGCGCGTCTTCTACGAGGCGACCGAGTCGCCCGACGAGGGACTGGCCGACATCGCGAAGCAGTTGGACGAGTGA
- a CDS encoding DUF5807 family protein — protein MTKRDEFLAGERPEDVALYLADSFVDGDGEGLAKHGEAVENGTVLVVEGEQGRSVFNTATGMDAMGFAKQAMGTEGTIDRGLAGGECPDCDGEVRFVFAFAEEQNEDVGGLYAEGSVIHAYAHCECGTSFAEKWVADDAE, from the coding sequence ATGACCAAACGAGACGAGTTCCTCGCGGGCGAGCGCCCCGAGGACGTGGCGCTGTACCTCGCCGACTCGTTCGTGGACGGCGACGGCGAGGGACTCGCCAAGCACGGCGAGGCGGTCGAGAACGGCACCGTCCTCGTCGTCGAGGGCGAACAGGGCCGGAGCGTCTTCAACACGGCGACCGGGATGGACGCGATGGGATTCGCCAAGCAGGCGATGGGCACCGAGGGGACCATCGACCGCGGCCTCGCGGGCGGCGAGTGCCCCGACTGCGACGGCGAGGTGCGGTTCGTCTTCGCGTTCGCCGAGGAGCAGAACGAGGACGTGGGCGGCCTCTACGCCGAGGGGAGCGTGATTCACGCCTACGCGCATTGTGAATGCGGGACCTCCTTCGCCGAGAAGTGGGTCGCCGACGATGCGGAGTGA
- a CDS encoding carbohydrate kinase family protein: MTDDEAGRPPEVAAVGSAVVDRIYALTNLPEPDGGAFVCEESTAVGGVAANVAAGLARLGREAGVVSRVGDDEAGRRVFADLRERGIDVERVQWGDERTSYSLILRDPDGERMIIAGGEAVPNLRLTDSDREYLRRADVIFTSAYAPDPVVADLADLAGGDSGDGSDDPDDPDDRPALAFDLSGPLSELQDRAARRETIDDLLTVCDLFVANEVSARSYLGVGPREAIAELRERGVRRAAVTRGADGALLLDGGEVLEVPAFEVEVADATGAGDAFTAGLVHAWLLGGRSSVEAGRFAAAAAALNCTAEGARGGLPTEDEANELLD, translated from the coding sequence ATGACCGACGACGAGGCGGGCAGACCACCCGAGGTCGCGGCGGTCGGGAGCGCGGTCGTGGACCGCATCTACGCGCTGACGAACCTCCCGGAACCCGACGGCGGGGCGTTCGTCTGCGAGGAATCGACCGCGGTCGGCGGGGTCGCCGCGAACGTCGCGGCCGGACTCGCCCGCCTCGGGCGCGAGGCGGGCGTCGTCTCCCGGGTCGGCGACGACGAGGCGGGTCGACGGGTCTTCGCCGACCTGCGCGAGCGCGGCATCGACGTCGAGAGGGTTCAGTGGGGCGACGAGCGGACCTCCTACTCGCTGATTCTCCGGGACCCCGACGGCGAACGCATGATAATCGCGGGCGGCGAGGCCGTGCCGAACCTCCGGCTCACCGACTCGGACCGCGAGTACCTCCGGCGGGCAGACGTTATTTTCACCAGCGCGTACGCGCCCGACCCCGTGGTCGCCGACCTCGCCGACCTCGCGGGGGGCGACTCCGGCGACGGCTCCGACGACCCCGACGACCCCGACGACCGTCCCGCCCTCGCGTTCGACCTCTCCGGACCGCTCTCGGAACTCCAAGACCGCGCCGCGCGTCGGGAGACCATCGACGACCTCCTGACCGTCTGCGACCTGTTCGTCGCCAACGAGGTGTCGGCCCGGTCGTACCTCGGTGTCGGACCGCGCGAGGCGATAGCGGAACTCCGCGAGCGCGGCGTCCGGCGGGCCGCGGTCACCCGCGGGGCCGACGGCGCGCTCCTGCTCGACGGCGGGGAGGTCCTCGAAGTTCCGGCGTTCGAGGTCGAGGTCGCCGACGCGACCGGCGCGGGCGACGCGTTCACCGCGGGGCTCGTCCACGCGTGGCTCCTCGGCGGTCGTTCTTCGGTGGAGGCCGGTCGGTTCGCGGCCGCGGCGGCCGCGCTCAACTGCACCGCCGAGGGCGCGCGCGGCGGCCTGCCGACCGAAGATGAGGCGAACGAACTCCTCGATTAG